The Methanoculleus horonobensis genomic interval TACGTCAAGAGCGATCTCCTGTGCAGCACAGAGGAGATGGTTCGCTCGAATATACTTGTTTTCAAGGTCCAAGACGGCATTTTCGTGTGGACGCGTAAAGAAGTCTTCTGGGTGACGAATGAAGTGCTGCTCGAGCGGATTGCTGAAGGCAACCATGATGGCGACAGACTCAGTTGCTCGCCTCCCCGCCCGGCCTGCCTGCTGCCAAGTAGACATCATTGTGCCAGGGTAGCCTGAAAGGATGACGCAGTCAAGTGACCCAATGTCAATGCCAAGCTCAAGAGCGTTCGTTGAGACAATCCCAAGGAGATCGCCATCCTTGATCTCCTGCTCTATTTGCAGTCGATCCTCGGGAAGATACCCCCCTCGATATGACTTCACTCGCAGAGCTAAACGAGGATAGTCATCTTGAAGCGCTTCTCTTGTCCACAGTGCAATAAGTTCAACCAGCTGACGTGAACGAGTGAAACATAGTGTTTGTACCTCCATTGTGACACACGCCGTGAGGATTTTTGCCGTCTCGTTATGCGTGGACAGCGTAACCGTGTCTCCTTTCGCAGTTTCATTTTCAGGGTTATAGAGGACAAAAAACTTTGAACCTCGGGGTGATCCGTCACGACTGATATGCACAACTGGATGACCAATGAGCTTCTCAGCAAACTCCTCTGGATTTGCAATGGTAGCAGACGATAGGATGAACTGTGGCTTTGCACCGTAAAGGGCACAGATCCTGCGCAGCCTTCGGACAATAAGGGCGACATTCGATCCAAAAACACCGCGATAGGTATGTGCCTCATCGATGACGATGCACTTAAGATGCGTAAAGAAGGAGGCCCATTTGTCATGGCTCCCTAACATGTAGTGCAGCATATAAGGGTTCGTCAGGATTATTTTCGAACTACAACGAATACGACCGCGCTCATCACCTGGCGTATCCCCGTCATAGCGACTGGCACTTACAACAATCCGTGTCGCCTGTTCAAATTCCTTTAGTGTTTTGTATTGATCATTAGCCAGCGCTTTGATAGGATAGATATAGAGGGCAGTCGCGCGCGGATGTTTCAGTAGCATTTCAAAGATTGGGATATTGAATGCCAGTGTTTTCCCACTCGCAGTAGGCGTCGTGAGGATGATGTGCTCCCCCTCACGGATTCGTTGGATTGCATCACATTGATGGGTGTAAAGTCGGATGTTCTGCTGTCGCAGGTACACTGTAAGGGGTTCAGGAAGTGGAGGAGATACATCTCCATAGAGAGGCTCGTGTGGAGGGATCTTTTCAATGTGGGCGATCTTATCTTTGAACTGCTTATTATTCAGAAGATACCGCAATACCTTCTCTGCTTTTTTTAGGCGTGGATTAAGTGGCGACGAGAAGGATGTGGGAGCAGTTGCATCCTCCGGCTTCTCCAATTCAGTAATCCGCTTGGAAGGGTCTTCACAGGGATAACAACGTTTGGGTAACTTGGAAACCATTCCAGATTCCAGTAGCACCTCATCCCGTTTCAAAACGGCTTCGGAGAACGTTGGATCAAGTTGAAGAGCACATTCAAAGCAACGAAGAGCTGCATCGACTTCCCCCGCCTTGAGTTTTTCCAGCCCAAACCTGTACCAGGTGTCGCTCTCCTCATGTGTATCACGGATCTTCATCCATTCACTTCCTCAAACGATCAGTAATGGTCAAAATGAGTTATGCAGAGTTATCTGCCTCGTTTTCGCATGCGGGGTGTCAATCATCGGAATAGACCAATATCTGCTGGTATGACACACTCTTCAGTTCATCCTCAAGGCCGGCATCGAACGCAACCTTCGGTTTACTCTTGTAGATGAAAGTGAGTTCATTTGTGGCTCGGAGATGTTCGAGAATAGTTCGCATCTCTTCATACATTGGATACCGGCCCGATCCTGTGAGAGTCACCCATGCCCGGGCTCGGGTCAACGCGACGAAGAGGCTGTTTCGCAAGGGAATGCTCTCATCATTTCGGGCAATGGTATCAAGTCCGAGGATATAGACCATGTTCCCTTCATTTCCCTTTACCCTATTGATGCCCGACACCGTGACGCAGTTTGTCTCAGAGAATGTGTCCGGGTTTCGACCGAGATCAAGTTTGTTTTTCCCGGAAGCTGACGAGATATATGTGTCAATATCACGATCCATGAGCTCTTTTGCGATGCTGCGTACGTCATTGTTCGACCTGCTGTTCAGGGATACCACCAGAATATCTTCAGGACAGAGCCCATAGAGGGTTAGATCACGGTGTATTGAGCGCGCTATGAAAGAAAATTCTTCCTCCCGCCTATCAAAGAGTTGGAGATCAACGAGAGGCCCCTCCCAGAGATCAGGAATGATATTTGCCGCATACTCTTTTGGACGGGAGATCGTTACTCGATGGTTACTCTTAAACTCCCCTTGCACATCGTAACCGAGTGCGTTCCACTCGCCCTTCGTGGTCGGACCGGCAAGCATGCCTTCACGGAAATAGAGACCCATCCCTATTGCATGTGCAGCCATGAGGATAGGGGCGGGCGTCCGGTAGCATTTGCGCATGATAACACTCTTACGAAGAGTGAAATCCTCTCCAAATATCTCTTTTGATGACGGGATCTTGACGCTACTGGTATTCTGGTATTCATCGTATGCCCAAATTAACCGCCTCTTCTTCGGGTTTTCACAGTCAACTGGGCGCAGGGATTGATATGCCATCCAGAAGAAAGGCTGTTTCCCCTGATAAAGAAGGTCTTCTTGGTCGATAACGAAGTCTTGGCCTTCATCAATGAGTATAGCATCGAAGAGGGGGTCTACAGGGAAGTTTTTACTCTCGTGTAACTGTAGAAAACTTTTGCATGCCTTTGCAAACACTTCATTTGGGAGTAAGCGCTGATTTTGATCCTCCTTGAGCTGATCGGGAGAAAAGAAGTCGATATCATAATGGTTACAGAGGGTTCGATAGAAGCCCATCTTGCCAGCGCTCCCCCATGCGTGAAGTACCTTTAGCGTGCTATTGGGGTCATGCGGATCAAAATCACCACCATTCATCCGGCAGTAAAACCGCACCCAATACTCGATGTATTCGTAGAGAGAACGCGTGAAAAAGGTATATACGATCTGGAGGTCCGGCCACTGACAATGCATGTACGCTGCCTTCTGGCAGAGGATGTGGGTCTTCCCTGAACCTGCTATGCCGCGAAACCTCTGTGGCTCGGATACTGCTTCTTTGGCTAATTGTTCAACTTCAAGGTCGCCTTGAATAAATTGTGTTTTTAATTTTTTCAATGCCTCTGTTCGAGATACACTGTTTTGTTCTTCAATGTTCACTCTCAACCTCCAGTGCTCTCTCCTTCGAGGGCGAGGCATACTCTCTCAGGAAA includes:
- a CDS encoding DEAD/DEAH box helicase, producing MNIEEQNSVSRTEALKKLKTQFIQGDLEVEQLAKEAVSEPQRFRGIAGSGKTHILCQKAAYMHCQWPDLQIVYTFFTRSLYEYIEYWVRFYCRMNGGDFDPHDPNSTLKVLHAWGSAGKMGFYRTLCNHYDIDFFSPDQLKEDQNQRLLPNEVFAKACKSFLQLHESKNFPVDPLFDAILIDEGQDFVIDQEDLLYQGKQPFFWMAYQSLRPVDCENPKKRRLIWAYDEYQNTSSVKIPSSKEIFGEDFTLRKSVIMRKCYRTPAPILMAAHAIGMGLYFREGMLAGPTTKGEWNALGYDVQGEFKSNHRVTISRPKEYAANIIPDLWEGPLVDLQLFDRREEEFSFIARSIHRDLTLYGLCPEDILVVSLNSRSNNDVRSIAKELMDRDIDTYISSASGKNKLDLGRNPDTFSETNCVTVSGINRVKGNEGNMVYILGLDTIARNDESIPLRNSLFVALTRARAWVTLTGSGRYPMYEEMRTILEHLRATNELTFIYKSKPKVAFDAGLEDELKSVSYQQILVYSDD
- a CDS encoding DEAD/DEAH box helicase is translated as MKIRDTHEESDTWYRFGLEKLKAGEVDAALRCFECALQLDPTFSEAVLKRDEVLLESGMVSKLPKRCYPCEDPSKRITELEKPEDATAPTSFSSPLNPRLKKAEKVLRYLLNNKQFKDKIAHIEKIPPHEPLYGDVSPPLPEPLTVYLRQQNIRLYTHQCDAIQRIREGEHIILTTPTASGKTLAFNIPIFEMLLKHPRATALYIYPIKALANDQYKTLKEFEQATRIVVSASRYDGDTPGDERGRIRCSSKIILTNPYMLHYMLGSHDKWASFFTHLKCIVIDEAHTYRGVFGSNVALIVRRLRRICALYGAKPQFILSSATIANPEEFAEKLIGHPVVHISRDGSPRGSKFFVLYNPENETAKGDTVTLSTHNETAKILTACVTMEVQTLCFTRSRQLVELIALWTREALQDDYPRLALRVKSYRGGYLPEDRLQIEQEIKDGDLLGIVSTNALELGIDIGSLDCVILSGYPGTMMSTWQQAGRAGRRATESVAIMVAFSNPLEQHFIRHPEDFFTRPHENAVLDLENKYIRANHLLCAAQEIALDVHHDNQFFEGNLEEVLEELNAQGDLASTESGWVYADGETRIHGAIKLNAISSDSFRLMYGNRLLERLDFTQAFREAHPGAVFLHNSQPHLVEDFDLKNMIIKIRQEDVDYYTKAVKGVNLSVIHPGSQAQLNSIDLCTGTVRISETYTCYRIIRHEKVIGEEPLDLPPLQFETKATWFTIPFSVPEMGLTSVEEFEKGLRGLENVIPTVLPYFILCDAHDVSVHAEYQAAVTGKPTVFIYDNYEGGIGLSEKVAELLCEILTMSYRLIKDCRCETGCPACIYTNSYTDESEVDKNATLVLLTRLNDALKQADMIS